A single region of the Thermoleophilum album genome encodes:
- a CDS encoding 2-oxoacid:ferredoxin oxidoreductase subunit beta → MTKKDFTSDQETRWCPGCGDYAILATVQSLLPELGVPPERCVFVSGIGCSGRFVYYVDTYGIHSIHGRAPAIATGIAATRPDLSVWVITGDGDGLSIGGNHLIHALRRNVPIKILLFNNQIYGLTKGQYSPTSEQGKVTKSTPFGSEDLPFNPLALALGAGATFVARSVDTDKQHLAETLRAAAEHPGAAFVEIYQNCNVFNDGAFDAVRAKGQRERNQIRLEHGKPIRFGADSEFGLVRGDDGSLAVAKISDVGEDAIVVHDAKNPDPTLAFQLAQFAPRPLGPTPVGVFRAVDAPVWGADLAAELRAAHERVGEDELAALLRQGETWTVA, encoded by the coding sequence CTGACGAAAAAGGACTTCACTTCCGACCAAGAGACGCGCTGGTGCCCGGGCTGCGGCGACTACGCGATCCTGGCGACGGTCCAGTCGCTTTTGCCGGAGCTCGGGGTGCCACCCGAGCGGTGCGTCTTTGTAAGCGGCATCGGCTGTTCGGGGCGCTTCGTCTACTACGTCGACACCTACGGCATCCACTCGATCCACGGGCGCGCGCCGGCGATCGCGACCGGCATCGCCGCGACCCGCCCCGACCTGTCGGTGTGGGTTATCACCGGCGACGGCGACGGGCTCTCGATCGGCGGTAACCATCTGATCCACGCCCTCCGCCGCAACGTGCCGATCAAGATCTTGCTGTTCAACAACCAGATCTACGGGCTCACCAAGGGCCAGTACTCGCCCACCTCCGAGCAAGGGAAGGTCACGAAGTCGACGCCGTTCGGGTCCGAGGATCTGCCCTTCAACCCGCTGGCCTTGGCGCTCGGTGCCGGCGCCACCTTCGTCGCCCGCTCGGTCGACACCGACAAGCAGCATCTGGCCGAGACGTTGCGGGCCGCTGCCGAGCACCCGGGTGCGGCCTTCGTCGAGATCTACCAGAACTGCAACGTGTTCAACGACGGCGCGTTCGATGCCGTGCGGGCGAAGGGTCAACGCGAGCGCAACCAGATCCGGCTCGAGCACGGCAAGCCGATCCGCTTCGGGGCGGACAGCGAGTTCGGCCTCGTGCGCGGCGACGACGGCTCGCTCGCGGTCGCGAAGATCAGCGACGTCGGCGAGGATGCGATCGTAGTTCACGACGCCAAAAACCCTGACCCGACGCTTGCTTTCCAGCTCGCCCAGTTCGCGCCCAGGCCGCTCGGGCCGACACCGGTCGGCGTGTTCCGGGCGGTCGATGCACCGGTGTGGGGTGCCGATCTTGCCGCCGAACTGCGCGCAGCGCACGAGCGTGTCGGCGAAGACGAGCTCGCTGCCCTGCTCCGCCAAGGCGAGACCTGGACGGTGGCGTAG
- a CDS encoding DUF1698 domain-containing protein → MPARRMAETARDDQQPKEGSPRLRAAEWPAVAIETTAAERAVADLLPIDTDPASARAVLAEVPFWFHTFALNRAHGLYTPGAARDHRYRVKALPADFSGLRVLDVGAFDGFYAFLAEHRGAERVVAVDNEQYKAWVRSRWGVELEGGEGFRAIRDLLGSRVEYRRLDAFEVEQLGERFDLVFCFGILHRVESPLGLLRVLRRCLDEGGCVLLETYGIEGGGRDAEIRVLAPGEVYAGDDFVYWEFGNDGLARLARLAGFRSVEIIDAPVIDGHPRILGRASA, encoded by the coding sequence GTGCCCGCGCGACGGATGGCCGAGACCGCCAGGGACGATCAGCAGCCGAAGGAGGGGTCGCCGCGCCTGCGCGCTGCCGAGTGGCCGGCAGTGGCGATCGAAACGACAGCTGCCGAGCGCGCGGTCGCCGACCTTTTGCCGATCGACACAGATCCCGCCAGCGCTCGCGCCGTGCTTGCGGAGGTGCCGTTCTGGTTTCACACGTTCGCGCTCAACCGTGCCCACGGGCTCTACACGCCGGGTGCGGCGCGCGACCACCGCTACCGCGTGAAGGCACTGCCCGCGGACTTTTCGGGGTTGCGCGTCCTCGACGTCGGTGCGTTCGACGGCTTCTACGCCTTCCTCGCCGAGCACCGCGGTGCCGAGCGGGTGGTGGCCGTCGACAACGAGCAGTACAAGGCGTGGGTGCGTTCGCGCTGGGGGGTCGAGCTCGAGGGGGGCGAAGGCTTCCGCGCGATACGCGACCTGCTTGGCTCGCGCGTGGAATACCGCCGTCTCGATGCTTTCGAGGTCGAGCAACTTGGCGAGCGCTTCGATCTCGTCTTCTGTTTCGGAATCCTCCATCGCGTCGAAAGCCCGCTCGGGCTTCTGCGCGTACTGCGCCGTTGCCTGGACGAAGGCGGCTGCGTCCTCCTCGAGACCTACGGAATCGAGGGAGGGGGCCGCGACGCCGAGATCCGAGTCTTGGCTCCCGGCGAGGTGTATGCGGGTGACGATTTCGTCTACTGGGAGTTCGGCAACGACGGCCTTGCCCGGCTCGCCCGCCTCGCCGGCTTCCGTTCGGTCGAGATCATCGACGCACCCGTGATCGACGGACACCCGCGGATCCTCGGCCGGGCGAGCGCCTAG